The region TGCTTTCTTCAAATTGTGATGAAGACTTCTACCGCCTTCTGGTGCCCCGTGGACAGGAAGCTTCTGCGTCCGCGTAAAGCTGTGCCGATGGCCACCACCAGTTCGGACGTGCTGCGCACATTGGTAGCATGCTGTTGTAACAGGGACTACGGATGCAGCTACACCGGCACCCTGGAAGACATGCAGGCTCACGTCCGAGACTGCTACGAGGTGACATGCGGCCTCTGCTCCAGAAGACTGCCGCGGTCGCTGCTCGTCAGTCACGTGGAGGCCGCCCATCCGGCAACCGCTAAGACTTCGTCTACGAAGTCGAGACGGGACAAAAACGCTGAGGCTGCCAAAGGCCGTCACGTGGAGGCCGCCCATTCGATAACCGCAAAGTCTAGCTCTGCGAAGTCGAAACGGCGCAAAGAAACTGCGAAACCTTCGACTGACGTCCCCTCCGGCTCCTTGGTCGAGGATGGAGACGGAAAGGTGCAACCTGTAAGTACCGTGAATATTGAGGAACCAGTGGCAACGCAAGCTGCGGCGACTGTCACTCAGCTCTCGCACGAACACATCCAAGAGCTAATCGAAGCCACGGCATCGAGGGCCGCCTCCGAAGCGGTGGAAAAAGTCAACCAATTGAACGGGACCGTGTTCCGCGATATTCTCGGCGCAGTTAATCTCATCTACGAGCGCCTGACGGCAGtcaccgcatcgtcgagcgtcgAAGATGCCACGGCAGCGCCTGCAGTTATCGAGCATCGGCCGAAAGAAAAGCATCTCGAGGAGTTGACGTGGACGGTATGCCGGTACTCCAAGCTTCGCGTCGGCATACACTACGTCGAGAGCCCGCTGTTCCTCATCGCGCCAGGTCACAGGGTGCAGTTCACCGTCTGTATCGACGGCATCACCGTGGTGGAACTGAGTGTGTCGGTCACGGTCCACCGTGGGGACGATGATGGCCAACCGAGTGGGCAGCCGTTCCAGAGGACGTGTCTGTTCACGCTCCTCGACAAATCCGGGAACGATGCGCACTTGACCAGCCTGTTCACTCCGAAGGACCTTTTTGACAATGATGTTGCTGTTTCGCCCTCGACCGATGACGCTCTTCTAGCCTCGGGTTGGTTGACTATTAGTAAGGTGAACAGGACCATCTTTGAACGCGACTACATTGAGGATGACGGATTTACAATACTCTTCAGTGCTAAGCCCTAGCTCGCTCTAGTGAACATTATAAATGGTTGACACGTGTTTAGTGTGTTGAGATTTTTAGTTATTATTTTAAGTTTTAGTTATTATTCCGAATTGTCTTTTATGTGCAGCTATTGGACGCAGTGTTTTATAACAGTACAAATTGTGGACATGTCTATCGCGTATTCAGATGCTCCTtcttagttttattgcgatagcaattatatggacactccaaagcagatttctgccgtcggcgtcgccgtcgccgtgaggttccgtatgacgtcaatggagatgaaatcgtcgccgcgcgccgccgaacgctgtatgtgcgagtgaaagggcgcgagggacgcgcgcattcacgggaagtgaacgcacggcggagaacaaacgcgcgttctgtgccgtgctcccttaagggctgcagaagtaggcgtctctttcctcctttacaatcaccatatatgtagatcaaacgcgccttcttctgacgcacgaaaggccgtggggggggagggggagtgaagggaggcgacgtttagctgccgtaCCAAGTGCCtaattatatcagaggctccggcaacactcaccaacgccgcacgcattttgtgcgaacacgggcaaaacgccgacggcgtcgacaacaattctgcgtgctgccggtgctgctgcatgtccaagttaatacagctgataaagctactatcattactccgtattactctacaaattttctatcgcaattgatgcttcgcctttcaggtgaaactgcgacaacgtttttgcCACACAtaccaattgacgcatgaaatttgcgaggcctatagaatacagaaagcaggacaaggttgcattagtcagcctgcaatagtcttcctagaaaaaaattcctttttagaccacgcaaatcgttgacagcggagcag is a window of Dermacentor silvarum isolate Dsil-2018 chromosome 4, BIME_Dsil_1.4, whole genome shotgun sequence DNA encoding:
- the LOC125944854 gene encoding uncharacterized protein LOC125944854 — its product is MTSAPESKCLLKGFSDVLDGRPIQFVGQLPAGLLVCSLCSVVPLEHCTLSCKHVYCGPCFLQIVMKTSTAFWCPVDRKLLRPRKAVPMATTSSDVLRTLVACCCNRDYGCSYTGTLEDMQAHVRDCYEVTCGLCSRRLPRSLLVSHVEAAHPATAKTSSAKSKRRKETAKPSTDVPSGSLVEDGDGKVQPVSTVNIEEPVATQAAATVTQLSHEHIQELIEATASRAASEAVEKVNQLNGTVFRDILGAVNLIYERLTAVTASSSVEDATAAPAVIEHRPKEKHLEELTWTVCRYSKLRVGIHYVESPLFLIAPGHRVQFTVCIDGITVVELSVSVTVHRGDDDGQPSGQPFQRTCLFTLLDKSGNDAHLTSLFTPKDLFDNDVAVSPSTDDALLASGWLTISKVNRTIFERDYIEDDGFTILFSAKP